The proteins below come from a single candidate division KSB1 bacterium genomic window:
- the infA gene encoding translation initiation factor IF-1, with the protein MAKEEPIKMDGTIVETLPNATFRVELENGYKVLAHISGKMRMHFIKILPGDKVTVELSPYDLTRGRITYRYK; encoded by the coding sequence ATGGCAAAAGAAGAACCAATTAAAATGGACGGTACCATTGTTGAAACTCTGCCTAATGCAACTTTTCGTGTAGAGTTGGAGAATGGTTATAAGGTTTTGGCTCACATTTCAGGAAAGATGAGAATGCATTTTATCAAAATATTGCCGGGTGATAAGGTTACAGTTGAATTATCACCATACGATTTAACAAGAGGTAGAATCACATATCGTTATAAATAA
- the larA gene encoding nickel-dependent lactate racemase — protein sequence MTETLAKFELKYGSETIDFALPDSLSVDVLTLPNHSLQIKEQDILDIRLRNPIGSPGLIDLLASKQRILIIVPHKTQFAKLDLVFSKILEILQQKNIEDECITILFANGSYPRMTEEEKIKILGFDIYNRFKVIEHNCQDAVVEKLGNTSRGTHVVINPLVKRHDKIITINSVTHHNVSGFDGGPKMIIPGLATLNTIWQNQQLALMPQNSSLHPACEPGNLHQNPVYEDIVEAVKSVPVDFSINLVFGENQNLIDAFCGNMNSSFQKACFKINQNNVLAIPELADVVIASTGGWPNDINLIQAYQSIHFAVRALKPNGDLIILSECREGLGNYDFLSWFENNNQNGIITGNLKMNADIAISLKQKLDNYNVYLFSEISEADAKKIGFIPTSNIQEAFEQVFSSNTETKKVYIIPNASVLLPKIQ from the coding sequence ATGACTGAAACACTCGCAAAATTTGAGTTGAAATACGGGTCTGAAACAATTGATTTTGCTCTTCCTGATTCTTTAAGTGTTGATGTTTTAACCTTACCTAACCATTCACTTCAGATTAAAGAGCAAGATATTTTAGACATTCGCCTGAGAAACCCAATTGGTTCACCTGGATTAATTGATCTGCTAGCTTCTAAACAACGCATCTTAATTATTGTCCCTCATAAAACACAGTTTGCAAAGCTGGATTTGGTTTTTTCAAAAATTTTGGAAATTTTACAACAGAAAAACATAGAGGATGAGTGTATTACTATTTTATTTGCAAATGGAAGTTATCCACGGATGACAGAAGAAGAAAAAATAAAAATATTAGGTTTCGATATTTATAACAGGTTCAAAGTCATTGAGCATAATTGCCAGGATGCTGTTGTGGAAAAATTAGGCAATACTTCTCGTGGCACACATGTTGTGATAAATCCGTTAGTGAAAAGGCATGATAAAATTATCACTATTAATTCGGTCACTCATCATAATGTTTCCGGCTTTGATGGTGGGCCAAAAATGATAATTCCCGGACTTGCAACTTTGAATACAATTTGGCAAAATCAGCAATTAGCATTAATGCCTCAAAATTCATCTTTGCATCCTGCATGTGAACCCGGAAATCTACACCAGAATCCGGTTTATGAGGATATTGTAGAAGCGGTTAAGTCTGTTCCTGTTGATTTTTCGATTAACCTGGTGTTTGGTGAAAACCAGAATTTGATTGATGCTTTCTGTGGAAATATGAACAGCAGTTTTCAAAAGGCTTGCTTTAAAATAAACCAGAACAATGTATTAGCGATTCCAGAATTGGCAGATGTTGTCATTGCCAGCACTGGTGGTTGGCCGAACGATATAAATTTAATTCAGGCATATCAATCGATCCATTTTGCGGTGCGTGCTTTAAAACCAAATGGTGATTTAATCATTTTATCTGAATGTAGGGAAGGATTGGGGAACTATGATTTCCTTTCGTGGTTTGAAAACAATAATCAGAATGGGATAATAACCGGTAATTTAAAAATGAATGCCGATATAGCTATTTCACTCAAACAAAAATTGGATAATTACAACGTTTATCTCTTCAGTGAAATCTCTGAAGCAGACGCAAAAAAAATAGGGTTTATTCCAACCAGCAATATTCAAGAAGCTTTTGAGCAGGTTTTTTCTTCCAACACCGAAACAAAAAAAGTATATATTATTCCGAACGCATCTGTACTTTTACCGAAGATTCAATGA
- the rpsM gene encoding 30S ribosomal protein S13 has translation MARIAGIDLPKNKRIEIGLTYLFGVGLTTSKKILEATKVNPDTIVHKLTDEEAAKIRSHIDANFKVEGALRTDINMNIKRLMDISCYRGLRHRKKLPVRGQRTRTNARTHKGNRPQIGQKKKKK, from the coding sequence TTGGCTCGTATTGCAGGAATCGATTTACCAAAGAATAAAAGAATTGAAATAGGCTTAACTTATTTATTTGGTGTTGGCCTAACTACTTCAAAAAAAATATTAGAAGCTACCAAAGTAAATCCGGATACTATCGTCCATAAATTAACGGACGAAGAAGCAGCGAAAATTCGATCTCATATTGATGCCAACTTTAAAGTTGAGGGAGCGCTTCGCACGGATATCAATATGAATATTAAAAGACTAATGGATATTAGTTGTTACAGAGGTCTTCGACATCGCAAAAAATTGCCTGTTCGTGGACAAAGAACCCGTACTAATGCTCGTACGCATAAAGGGAATCGTCCTCAAATTGGGCAGAAGAAAAAGAAAAAGTAA
- the rplQ gene encoding 50S ribosomal protein L17, with protein sequence MRHRKTVKKLNRTVAHRKALLANLAAALFEHKRIVTTHAKAKAAQQYIEKLITLAKANTVHSRRLALQRVRHKWVVQTLFNEIAPVYLQRNGGYTRVIRMGQRHGDAAEVSVLELVDFEEAINKTTKEKQEKQEAKEKTKVEKQKKMEKIEAEETVAEVKEEEKK encoded by the coding sequence ATGAGACATAGAAAAACGGTAAAAAAACTTAACCGTACTGTAGCACATCGAAAGGCATTGTTAGCAAATTTGGCTGCAGCTTTATTTGAGCATAAAAGAATTGTAACAACTCATGCCAAAGCCAAGGCTGCTCAACAATATATTGAAAAACTAATCACTTTAGCAAAAGCAAATACTGTCCATTCGAGAAGATTGGCGCTACAAAGAGTAAGACATAAATGGGTTGTTCAAACATTATTCAATGAGATTGCCCCTGTATATTTACAACGAAATGGTGGTTATACAAGAGTCATCAGGATGGGACAAAGACACGGTGATGCCGCAGAAGTTTCGGTTCTTGAATTAGTTGATTTTGAAGAAGCTATCAATAAAACAACTAAAGAAAAACAGGAGAAGCAAGAGGCTAAAGAAAAAACAAAAGTTGAAAAACAAAAGAAAATGGAAAAGATAGAAGCTGAAGAAACCGTTGCAGAGGTAAAAGAAGAAGAAAAAAAATAA
- the rpsD gene encoding 30S ribosomal protein S4, which produces MARYTGPVCKLCRREGEKLFLKGLRCNTVKCAFERKGYVPGQHGKTSRRKLSDYGVQLREKQKLRRIYGLLEAQFHKYFKEAERRKGITGENLLIILESRLDNMVFRLGLAPSRNAARQLVLHKHFMVNDRLVNIPSFQVSVGDTIQVNTKSRKKEIFHTSLRRMKDSRLMPWLELDKAKLSGKLLEKPKRDEIPVNINENVIVELYSK; this is translated from the coding sequence ATGGCTAGGTATACAGGTCCTGTTTGTAAATTATGTCGTAGAGAAGGTGAAAAACTTTTCCTAAAAGGACTGCGGTGCAACACGGTTAAATGCGCATTTGAGCGTAAAGGATATGTGCCAGGTCAACATGGGAAAACCAGCCGCCGTAAATTATCTGACTATGGAGTACAACTTCGTGAAAAGCAAAAACTACGAAGAATTTATGGCTTATTGGAAGCCCAATTTCATAAATACTTCAAAGAAGCAGAGCGTCGCAAAGGTATTACCGGAGAAAATCTGCTCATTATTCTGGAAAGCAGATTGGATAACATGGTTTTTCGTTTGGGGCTTGCCCCTTCACGAAATGCTGCGCGACAATTGGTTTTACATAAGCATTTTATGGTAAATGATCGCCTGGTTAATATTCCATCATTCCAGGTTAGTGTGGGTGATACTATTCAAGTAAATACGAAAAGTCGCAAAAAAGAGATTTTCCATACCTCTTTGCGCAGAATGAAAGATAGTAGGTTAATGCCGTGGCTTGAATTGGATAAAGCCAAGCTTAGTGGGAAATTATTAGAAAAACCGAAGCGAGATGAAATTCCCGTAAATATAAACGAAAATGTGATAGTAGAGCTTTATTCCAAATAG
- a CDS encoding DNA-directed RNA polymerase subunit alpha, with the protein MSVLNLQMPERIELDEASYTDNFGKFIVQPLERGFGVTIGNSLRRVLLSSLPGAAITTLRINGVVHEFTTILGVTEDMSEMILNLKKVRIKLIAKKPDKVTIKLKGKGEFKAADIGEATADFEVLNPDVHIATLNNEADFEIELKISRGRGYVPAEENRMPDQPIGIIPIDSIYSPVINVAYRVEETRVGQRADYEKLILEVTTDGSLTPDDALTYAGKILKDHIELFINYEVEPDEEQVVEVDEDALRIKKLLKMSVDELELSVRASNCLKAANIDNISDLVRRDEQEMLKFRNFGRKSLNELGKVLDNLGLHFGMDVDKYLKEDVS; encoded by the coding sequence ATGAGCGTTTTAAACTTACAGATGCCAGAGCGCATCGAGCTTGATGAAGCATCTTATACAGATAATTTTGGTAAATTTATTGTTCAACCGTTAGAGCGAGGGTTCGGGGTTACTATCGGTAATTCGTTACGGAGAGTATTGTTGTCTTCATTACCTGGGGCAGCAATCACAACGCTACGTATAAACGGTGTAGTACATGAATTTACAACAATCCTAGGTGTTACTGAGGATATGTCCGAGATGATTCTCAATCTGAAGAAAGTTAGGATCAAACTGATCGCTAAAAAGCCTGACAAAGTTACAATCAAATTAAAAGGCAAAGGCGAATTTAAGGCAGCTGATATTGGCGAAGCAACAGCTGATTTTGAAGTTCTAAATCCAGATGTTCATATAGCAACTTTGAATAATGAAGCTGACTTTGAAATTGAACTGAAAATCAGCCGTGGTCGAGGGTATGTTCCCGCGGAAGAAAATCGAATGCCAGATCAACCAATTGGAATCATTCCAATCGATTCAATTTACAGCCCTGTGATAAATGTTGCCTATCGAGTTGAAGAAACACGAGTCGGGCAACGAGCGGATTATGAAAAGTTAATCCTGGAAGTTACTACTGATGGAAGTTTAACTCCTGATGATGCATTAACCTATGCTGGCAAGATCTTAAAGGATCATATTGAGTTATTTATTAATTACGAAGTTGAGCCGGATGAGGAACAGGTTGTTGAAGTTGATGAAGATGCACTCCGTATTAAAAAATTACTAAAAATGAGTGTTGATGAGTTGGAATTATCTGTTCGTGCCAGCAATTGTTTAAAGGCTGCTAACATTGACAATATTTCGGATTTAGTGCGAAGAGATGAACAAGAAATGCTGAAATTTCGCAATTTTGGCAGAAAATCCCTGAATGAACTCGGAAAAGTGTTAGACAATTTAGGATTGCATTTCGGCATGGATGTTGATAAATACTTAAAAGAGGATGTTTCTTAA
- the map gene encoding type I methionyl aminopeptidase, with amino-acid sequence MIQIKSKKQVDRIRESSRILVDTFKFIEKNIKAGVKLIEIDKEIESFIRSKKAVPSFKDFNGFPGSVCISVDEEIVHGIPDKRVLKNGQIVGIDIGVNYAGYFSDAAFTFKIGEVEPEIDKLLKVTKESLYLGIKEARCGERLSNISHAIQKHGESNQLSVVRELVGHGVGLDVWELPQIPNYGNPGKGPKLREGMVLAIEPMFNLGTFDIETKNDGWTVVTKDRKPSAHFEHTIVIDKDETQILTEGIGENSFH; translated from the coding sequence ATGATTCAAATAAAGTCAAAAAAGCAAGTTGATCGAATTCGTGAATCCAGTAGAATTCTTGTTGACACATTTAAGTTCATTGAAAAAAACATAAAAGCCGGTGTAAAGCTGATAGAAATTGACAAAGAAATCGAAAGTTTTATCCGGTCTAAAAAAGCAGTTCCATCGTTTAAGGATTTCAATGGGTTTCCTGGAAGCGTATGTATCTCCGTAGATGAAGAGATTGTCCATGGCATACCGGATAAGAGAGTATTGAAAAACGGGCAGATCGTTGGAATTGATATTGGTGTTAATTATGCCGGTTACTTTAGTGATGCAGCTTTTACTTTTAAGATAGGCGAAGTTGAACCTGAAATTGACAAATTACTAAAGGTTACAAAAGAAAGTTTATATTTGGGAATTAAAGAAGCCAGATGCGGTGAGCGTTTATCCAATATTTCTCATGCTATTCAGAAGCACGGGGAATCAAATCAATTATCTGTTGTGCGAGAATTAGTTGGACATGGAGTTGGTTTAGACGTTTGGGAATTGCCTCAAATTCCAAATTATGGAAATCCTGGCAAAGGGCCCAAATTAAGAGAAGGAATGGTTTTGGCGATTGAACCCATGTTTAATCTTGGAACCTTTGACATAGAGACAAAAAATGACGGTTGGACTGTGGTTACGAAAGATAGAAAACCATCGGCTCATTTTGAGCATACCATAGTGATCGATAAAGATGAGACTCAAATATTAACCGAAGGAATTGGTGAAAATTCATTTCATTGA
- the rpmJ gene encoding 50S ribosomal protein L36: MKVRASVKRICDKCTIIKRKGVVRVICSNPRHKQRQG, encoded by the coding sequence ATGAAAGTTAGAGCATCTGTAAAACGCATTTGCGACAAATGCACAATAATCAAGAGAAAAGGTGTTGTTAGAGTAATCTGTAGCAATCCTCGTCATAAACAAAGACAAGGATAG
- the rpsK gene encoding 30S ribosomal protein S11 — MVTSRRRGKKKTSVDSNGIAVIKATFNNTIISLTDTFGNVISWGSAGKVGFKGSRKSTPFAAQMAAESAAREAMDLGMRKVEIRVKGPGSGREAAIRALQAAGMEISAIWDVTPIPHNGCRPPKRRRV, encoded by the coding sequence TTGGTAACATCCAGAAGACGTGGCAAGAAAAAAACATCAGTAGATTCAAATGGTATTGCGGTTATAAAAGCGACTTTTAATAATACCATCATTTCTTTAACCGACACATTCGGGAATGTGATTTCATGGGGATCAGCGGGAAAGGTTGGCTTTAAGGGTTCAAGAAAGAGCACTCCTTTTGCTGCCCAAATGGCGGCAGAATCTGCAGCCCGTGAAGCAATGGACCTTGGAATGCGGAAAGTGGAAATTAGGGTTAAGGGCCCGGGTTCAGGAAGAGAAGCGGCAATACGCGCACTTCAGGCGGCAGGTATGGAAATTTCTGCAATTTGGGATGTTACACCAATCCCTCACAATGGCTGCCGTCCACCAAAAAGAAGACGGGTATAA